In a genomic window of Rhopalosiphum maidis isolate BTI-1 chromosome 4, ASM367621v3, whole genome shotgun sequence:
- the LOC113556955 gene encoding cuticle protein 12.5-like: MKSYVAAVLLLALAVCAFAEEAKPQQASPAAKTTDKRSIYGLGYGYPAYHAPLTYPAAPLALPTTFVSPLKYHAPLSYPLSYHAPLSYHAPLSYHAPLSYHAPLPYHAPISYASPLSYHHAPIYKAPYYAPSIY; this comes from the exons ATGAAATct tACGTAGCTGCCGTTCTATTGCTGGCTCTTGCCGTTTGCGCTTTCGCCGAAGAAGCCAAACCGCAACAAGCTTCCCCTGCCGCCAAGACAACCGACAAGCGCAGCATCTACGGACTGGGCTACGGCTACCCCGCGTACCACGCACCACTCACCTACCCAGCTGCCCCGTTGGCCCTGCCCACGACCTTCGTATCGCCACTGAAATATCATGCACCACTGTCCTACCCCCTGTCCTACCACGCTCCCCTCTCCTACCATGCTCCACTCTCCTACCACGCTCCCCTCTCCTACCACGCACCCCTCCCCTACCACGCTCCCATCTCTTATGCGTCTCCTCTGTCCTACCACCATGCACCAATCTACAAGGCCCCATACTATGCCCCGTCTatctactaa
- the LOC113556954 gene encoding adhesive plaque matrix protein-like, whose protein sequence is MKSLIIVIIAVAVAVADEKATAKQDKRQISSYSSGTAATIAQPLQTSQPTAGAVAANNAPSYQSSYVPTCVVQPYGNSIFTNPSVPVYQPPYYNGPAESFVPQYQPQQYPIAYQPPQQYPIAYQPPQYPIAYQPPQYPIAYQPSQYPTTYQPSQYPAAYQPSQFPATYQPQQPAQTPAPYSYTYFTSAANNANNNAQLSTTKK, encoded by the exons ATGAAATCTTTG attaTCGTGATTATCGCCGTGGCCGTGGCCGTAGCTGACGAAAAAGCTACAGCCAAACAGGATAAGCGTCAAATATCTTCGTACAGCAGCGGTACTGCTGCAACTATCGCACAGCCGTTACAAACATCGCAGCCGACAGCTGGTGCAGTAGCAGCCAATAACGCACCTTCGTACCAATCGAGTTATGTACCGACTTGTGTGGTACAGCCGTACGGCAATAGCATTTTTACCAATCCATCGGTACCCGTGTATCAGCCTCCGTACTATAATGGACCCGCCGAGTCGTTTGTACCTCAATACCAACCACAGCAATATCCAATCGCTTATCAGCCACCACAGCAATATCCAATCGCTTATCAGCCACCACAGTATCCGATCGCTTATCAGCCACCGCAATATCCGATCGCTTATCAGCCATCGCAATATCCAACCACCTACCAGCCGTCACAATATCCGGCCGCGTATCAGCCGTCACAATTTCCGGCCACGTATCAGCCGCAACAACCCGCCCAGACTCCGGCGCCGTACTCGTACACTTACTTCACTTCGGCGGCCAACAACGCCAACAACAACGCACAGTTATCCACCACTAAGAAGTAG